One Dialister invisus DSM 15470 genomic region harbors:
- a CDS encoding dihydroorotate dehydrogenase electron transfer subunit — translation MAGYVEKGVIRLHEKVGHDIWRMQIELPQTAKSALPGQFIHIKINDPSKLLRRPISIAGIEPGKGLVEIIYRIVGNGTEAMAHMKIGDVVDSLGPLGTSFSMDKGHIVGVGGGVGIAPILFMARCAKRGQMTVVIGGRNKEEVFWKDLFPKTLKQLIVTTDDGSYGIKGFSVSVLPELFAEERVDEACICGPGIMMKTAAQMAADAGIYCEVSMERRMGCGTGTCLACVCDKADGGHYKVCLDGPVFNAQKVCL, via the coding sequence GTTATTCGTCTTCATGAAAAAGTGGGGCATGATATCTGGAGAATGCAGATTGAACTTCCACAGACTGCTAAATCGGCACTGCCAGGACAATTTATTCATATAAAAATTAACGATCCCAGCAAATTGTTGCGGCGGCCTATTTCTATCGCAGGCATTGAACCGGGAAAAGGCCTTGTGGAAATTATTTATCGAATTGTTGGTAACGGGACGGAAGCCATGGCTCATATGAAAATAGGGGATGTTGTTGACAGCCTTGGGCCATTGGGAACCTCTTTTTCCATGGATAAAGGACATATTGTAGGGGTTGGCGGTGGTGTAGGAATCGCACCGATCCTTTTCATGGCACGTTGTGCAAAACGGGGACAAATGACAGTTGTCATCGGTGGAAGAAATAAAGAAGAAGTATTCTGGAAAGACCTTTTCCCTAAAACTTTGAAACAATTAATTGTAACAACAGATGATGGTTCTTATGGGATTAAAGGATTCTCCGTATCTGTTCTGCCTGAACTTTTTGCAGAAGAACGGGTAGATGAGGCCTGTATCTGCGGTCCCGGTATCATGATGAAAACAGCGGCGCAAATGGCAGCGGATGCAGGAATATACTGTGAGGTTTCCATGGAACGCCGGATGGGCTGCGGCACGGGAACATGCTTGGCGTGTGTTTGCGATAAAGCTGACGGCGGGCATTACAAAGTCTGTCTTGACGGACCGGTATTCAATGCACAGAAGGTTTGCTTATGA